The Streptomyces sp. RKAG293 genome includes a region encoding these proteins:
- the rpmG gene encoding 50S ribosomal protein L33: protein MARSDARPVITLRSTAGTGQSYVTRKSRRNNPDRLVLRKYDPAAGQHVLFREER from the coding sequence ATGGCACGCAGTGACGCCCGTCCCGTCATCACCCTGCGTTCGACGGCCGGCACCGGCCAGAGTTACGTCACGCGCAAGAGCCGTCGCAACAACCCCGACCGTCTCGTGCTGCGCAAGTACGACCCGGCCGCCGGACAGCACGTCCTCTTCCGCGAGGAGCGCTGA
- a CDS encoding type B 50S ribosomal protein L31, which produces MKFGIHPVSRPVVFRDRSADFAFLTRSTADSDKTVEWEDGSVYPVVDVETSSASHPFYTGTSRVLDTAGRVERFERRYGSPASGASPAN; this is translated from the coding sequence ATGAAGTTCGGCATCCACCCCGTCTCCCGCCCGGTCGTCTTCCGCGACCGTTCAGCGGACTTCGCATTCCTGACGCGTTCGACCGCGGACAGTGACAAGACCGTGGAGTGGGAGGACGGCAGCGTCTACCCCGTCGTCGACGTGGAGACGTCCTCGGCGAGCCACCCGTTCTACACGGGTACGTCCCGCGTGCTGGACACCGCGGGCCGCGTCGAGCGCTTCGAGCGCCGGTACGGTTCGCCCGCGTCCGGCGCGAGCCCCGCGAACTGA
- a CDS encoding VOC family protein, which translates to MDATDSPSATDSTSATDTTNTTTAAATDDKAPPPQVWPSLRARDARALIRFLVEAFGFEETVVYGEGDRVDHAQLDWPPGGGIMLGSVPEEGAADHVALVPGTFGGYVVTDEPDALYARARAAGAEIIMELTDTDYGSRDFAARDPEGNRWFFGTYRGAPRK; encoded by the coding sequence ATGGACGCCACCGACAGCCCCAGTGCCACCGACAGCACCAGTGCCACCGACACGACCAACACGACCACCGCCGCCGCCACGGACGACAAGGCGCCCCCGCCCCAGGTGTGGCCGAGCCTGCGGGCCCGTGACGCTCGCGCGCTGATCCGGTTCCTGGTCGAGGCGTTCGGCTTCGAGGAGACCGTCGTCTACGGCGAGGGCGACCGGGTGGACCACGCCCAGCTCGACTGGCCGCCGGGCGGCGGCATCATGCTCGGCAGCGTCCCCGAGGAGGGCGCGGCGGACCATGTCGCCCTGGTACCGGGCACCTTCGGCGGCTACGTCGTCACCGACGAGCCCGACGCGCTGTACGCCCGTGCCCGGGCGGCGGGAGCCGAGATCATCATGGAGCTGACCGACACCGACTACGGCTCACGTGACTTCGCCGCCCGTGACCCCGAGGGGAACCGGTGGTTCTTCGGCACGTACCGCGGTGCGCCGCGGAAGTAG
- a CDS encoding helix-turn-helix domain-containing protein, which produces MDSGRTATAPSGVIDEAVQCLPAPALRPYIAGYCGYRQDGVPPTRHRGMPSPFLTLIFTLDDPLTVELHPDPRQAPARYDALLGGLHTTSALITHGGRQSGIQVALSPLGARALLHLPAGELANADLPADAVLGRLADEVRARLRDAPDWQQRFAVLDRVLWRSARPESVVPPQVVRAWDLLVRSGGAMSASVLAKDVGWSGRHLAGRFHTEIGLSPKAAARVIRFDRARRLLVVRACGRGGDVLAGRDSADGPAGAYRPGSPNGLADLAADCGYFDQAHLAREFRSLAGCAPSRWLAEEFRNVQAFAAPSAAEWTADEDSGAVHH; this is translated from the coding sequence GTGGACAGTGGTCGTACGGCAACCGCGCCCTCCGGCGTGATCGACGAGGCGGTCCAGTGCCTGCCCGCGCCCGCGCTGCGGCCCTACATCGCGGGGTACTGCGGTTATCGGCAGGACGGCGTCCCGCCCACCCGGCACCGGGGCATGCCCTCGCCCTTCCTGACGCTGATCTTCACCCTCGACGACCCGCTGACCGTGGAGCTGCACCCCGACCCACGGCAGGCTCCGGCCCGCTACGACGCACTGCTCGGCGGTCTGCACACCACATCGGCGCTGATCACCCATGGGGGACGCCAGTCCGGGATCCAGGTGGCGCTCAGCCCGCTCGGCGCGCGGGCCCTGCTGCATCTGCCCGCGGGTGAACTCGCCAACGCGGACCTCCCGGCCGACGCCGTCCTGGGACGACTCGCCGACGAGGTACGGGCCCGGCTGCGCGACGCGCCCGACTGGCAGCAGCGGTTCGCCGTCCTCGACCGCGTCCTGTGGCGCTCCGCGCGCCCGGAATCCGTTGTCCCGCCACAAGTGGTCCGCGCCTGGGACCTGTTGGTGCGTTCCGGCGGCGCAATGTCCGCGTCGGTGCTCGCCAAGGACGTGGGCTGGAGCGGCAGGCATCTGGCCGGCCGGTTCCACACCGAGATCGGACTGAGCCCCAAGGCGGCGGCCCGGGTCATCCGCTTCGACCGGGCGCGGCGGCTGCTCGTCGTCCGGGCCTGCGGCCGGGGAGGTGACGTCCTGGCCGGCCGGGACAGCGCGGACGGCCCGGCGGGTGCGTACCGTCCCGGCAGCCCGAACGGTCTGGCGGATCTCGCGGCCGACTGCGGCTACTTCGACCAGGCACACCTCGCGCGTGAGTTCCGCTCCCTGGCCGGCTGTGCGCCGAGCCGCTGGCTGGCCGAGGAGTTCCGAAACGTCCAAGCCTTCGCCGCCCCCTCGGCGGCAGAGTGGACAGCGGACGAGGACAGCGGGGCCGTCCACCACTGA
- a CDS encoding Ku protein — MRSLWSGTLSFGLVAVPVKLGSAVSSHKLGFRQIHTADHGRVRLQKVCALDEQVLTQAEIGRAYETADDQLIEISDDELKALPLPTAKTIEVSGFLDADSVDFLKLDTPYFLAPADAAANKAYVLMREALQRSGKAAVGKLAMHNSEHLALVRAHDDVLILQTLRWPDEVKSTSEAAPTGKVNITDAELDLADTLINALGEADLEEYTDNYAEAVQALVSAKVEGGEAPAAADGSGGGGKVVDLMAALEASVAQARSARSDNATDATVTPIKKPAKKTAAKRAAPAQKSTPKSNDTKKSTAKKTAAKKTTATRSAGGTATKTTAKKAAAKPAKKTAAKTAAGKSRSA, encoded by the coding sequence ATGAGATCGCTCTGGAGCGGCACGCTGTCCTTCGGCCTGGTCGCCGTACCCGTCAAGCTCGGTTCGGCCGTCAGCAGCCACAAGCTCGGCTTCCGGCAGATCCATACAGCCGACCACGGGCGGGTGCGTCTCCAAAAGGTCTGTGCACTCGACGAGCAGGTCCTCACCCAGGCCGAGATTGGCAGGGCGTACGAGACGGCCGACGATCAGCTGATCGAGATCTCCGACGACGAGTTGAAGGCCCTGCCGCTCCCCACGGCCAAGACCATCGAGGTCAGCGGGTTCCTCGACGCCGACAGCGTCGACTTCCTGAAGCTCGACACGCCCTACTTCCTCGCCCCGGCCGATGCCGCCGCCAACAAGGCCTACGTCCTGATGCGCGAAGCGCTCCAGCGGTCGGGCAAGGCGGCCGTCGGCAAGCTGGCGATGCACAACAGCGAGCACCTCGCGCTGGTGCGCGCCCATGACGACGTGCTGATCCTGCAGACCCTGCGCTGGCCCGACGAGGTCAAGTCGACGTCCGAGGCCGCCCCGACCGGCAAGGTGAACATCACCGACGCTGAACTCGACCTCGCCGACACCCTCATCAACGCCCTCGGCGAGGCCGACCTGGAGGAGTACACGGACAACTACGCCGAAGCCGTACAGGCCCTCGTCAGCGCGAAGGTCGAGGGCGGCGAAGCACCCGCCGCGGCCGATGGATCCGGAGGCGGCGGCAAGGTCGTCGACCTGATGGCGGCCCTGGAGGCCAGCGTCGCCCAGGCCAGGAGCGCCCGCTCCGACAACGCCACCGACGCGACCGTCACGCCCATCAAGAAGCCGGCGAAGAAGACCGCCGCCAAGCGCGCGGCTCCGGCGCAGAAATCGACGCCCAAGAGCAACGACACCAAGAAGTCCACCGCGAAGAAGACCGCGGCGAAGAAGACCACGGCGACGAGATCAGCAGGCGGGACGGCCACGAAAACGACGGCCAAGAAGGCCGCGGCGAAGCCGGCGAAGAAGACCGCCGCGAAGACCGCGGCCGGCAAGAGCCGCAGCGCCTGA
- the ligD gene encoding non-homologous end-joining DNA ligase, which produces MPITEIEGRKLTLTHLERILYPRTGTTKGELVHYYATIAPVLLPHLRGRPLSFLRAPSGVDATSFFAKRPPSGTPSWVTTSVTERSSGEEMEQVQINDLATLVWAANLACIEMHVPQWKAAAPGTADRLVFDLDPGEDRTVVDCCAVALLLRERMRADGIESWAKTSGSKGLHLYAPLTGASPEQAAAYAKALAKELEADHPDQVVSRMTKNLRTEKIFIDWSQNSAKKTTAAPYTVRARATPTVSTPVSWDEIEECDDPGRLSFTIADVPDRVADHGDLLAPLLERKRAGKLPS; this is translated from the coding sequence ATGCCGATCACGGAGATCGAGGGCCGCAAGCTGACCCTCACCCACTTGGAGCGGATCCTCTATCCGCGGACCGGCACGACCAAGGGCGAGCTGGTGCACTACTACGCCACCATCGCCCCCGTCCTGCTGCCACACCTGCGCGGTCGGCCCCTGTCGTTCCTGCGCGCCCCCAGCGGGGTGGACGCCACGTCCTTCTTCGCCAAGAGACCGCCGTCCGGTACCCCCAGCTGGGTGACGACGTCGGTCACCGAGCGCAGCAGCGGCGAGGAGATGGAGCAGGTGCAGATCAACGACCTCGCCACCCTCGTGTGGGCGGCGAACCTGGCGTGCATCGAGATGCACGTCCCGCAGTGGAAGGCCGCCGCGCCCGGAACGGCGGACCGGCTCGTGTTCGACCTGGACCCCGGCGAGGACCGCACCGTGGTCGACTGCTGCGCCGTCGCCCTGCTGCTGCGTGAGCGGATGCGCGCCGACGGCATCGAGTCCTGGGCGAAGACGTCGGGCTCCAAGGGCCTGCATCTGTACGCACCGCTGACCGGTGCCTCGCCCGAGCAGGCCGCGGCCTACGCCAAGGCGCTCGCGAAGGAGCTGGAGGCGGACCATCCCGATCAGGTGGTGTCGAGGATGACCAAGAACCTGCGCACCGAGAAGATCTTCATCGACTGGTCGCAGAACTCGGCGAAGAAGACCACCGCCGCCCCGTACACCGTCCGCGCCCGCGCCACGCCCACCGTGTCCACGCCCGTGTCGTGGGACGAGATCGAGGAGTGCGACGACCCCGGGCGGCTCTCCTTCACCATCGCCGACGTCCCCGACCGCGTGGCCGACCACGGAGACCTGCTCGCTCCGCTCCTGGAACGGAAGCGGGCCGGGAAGCTGCCGTCATGA
- a CDS encoding DNA ligase, with protein sequence MNRPDPVVLRPRVDVMRPRTEADIPAEDALPGGVQYSVKLDGFRAVAFALGDRTVLQTRSGRDIAAEFPGIAAALTRALPAGLVLDGEICAWADGKFAFTELLRPDAQRRAAGIAVAYVAFDCLAVPGNDIRDLPLADRWKLLRTALRDLGPQVQTVLATTDRAVALDWYETLVPHGVEGLVCKGLGSAYRPGARPGWIKVRHAETVDARLVGVIGSGRRPDSVLVEFDDATRAQTSPRLDPVAAGRIAAAVAGLLGPEVRDEDGSPLRPVRDGPLVEVRVRTGRQATVRFIRIRDDDAV encoded by the coding sequence GTGAACCGTCCGGATCCGGTCGTCCTGCGGCCGCGGGTCGACGTGATGCGCCCCCGCACGGAAGCCGACATCCCGGCCGAGGACGCGCTGCCCGGCGGAGTGCAGTACAGCGTCAAGCTGGACGGCTTCCGCGCCGTCGCGTTCGCCCTCGGTGACCGCACGGTCCTGCAGACCCGCTCCGGGCGCGACATCGCCGCCGAGTTCCCCGGCATCGCCGCCGCCCTCACCCGGGCGCTGCCCGCCGGGCTCGTCCTCGACGGCGAGATCTGCGCCTGGGCCGACGGGAAGTTCGCCTTCACCGAGCTGCTGCGCCCCGACGCGCAGCGCCGTGCGGCGGGCATCGCCGTGGCGTACGTCGCCTTCGACTGCCTCGCCGTCCCCGGCAACGACATTCGGGACCTACCGCTCGCCGACCGCTGGAAGCTACTGCGCACGGCGCTGCGCGACCTGGGACCGCAGGTGCAGACCGTGCTGGCGACCACGGATCGCGCGGTGGCGCTGGACTGGTACGAGACCCTGGTGCCGCACGGCGTGGAGGGCCTGGTCTGCAAGGGGCTCGGCTCCGCGTACCGGCCCGGCGCCCGGCCGGGGTGGATCAAGGTGCGGCACGCCGAGACCGTCGACGCCCGGCTGGTCGGCGTCATCGGCTCCGGGCGGCGCCCCGACTCGGTGCTGGTCGAGTTCGACGACGCGACCCGCGCTCAGACCTCACCCCGTCTCGACCCGGTCGCCGCCGGGCGGATCGCGGCGGCGGTCGCCGGGCTGCTCGGTCCTGAGGTCAGGGACGAGGACGGATCGCCCCTGCGACCGGTGCGCGACGGCCCGTTGGTCGAGGTCCGGGTGCGGACGGGACGGCAGGCGACCGTACGGTTCATCCGGATCCGGGACGACGACGCGGTCTGA
- a CDS encoding MarR family transcriptional regulator has product MAQEQSHSEGAGVLTFVERFAAELVEAGMPRMPGRVFAALIASEQGALTSAELSERLQVSPAAVSGAVRYLAQVGMIGRERDPGSRRERYRLHNDQWYETFTRRDAIIGRWEHTLRAGVEALGPGTQAGSRIEETAEFFAFLQKELHSMMDRWRDHKEQLRDHKDQLRDHKDQLHEPQDQLHEPQA; this is encoded by the coding sequence ATGGCACAGGAGCAGAGCCACAGCGAAGGCGCGGGGGTGCTGACGTTCGTCGAGCGGTTCGCCGCCGAGCTGGTCGAGGCCGGCATGCCGCGCATGCCCGGCCGGGTCTTCGCCGCCCTGATCGCCTCGGAGCAGGGCGCGCTGACCTCCGCGGAACTGAGCGAACGCCTCCAGGTCAGCCCTGCGGCGGTCTCCGGCGCGGTCCGCTACCTCGCCCAGGTCGGCATGATCGGCCGCGAGCGCGATCCCGGTTCGCGCCGCGAGCGCTACCGGCTGCACAACGACCAGTGGTACGAGACGTTCACCCGCCGGGACGCGATCATCGGCCGGTGGGAGCACACCCTGCGCGCCGGCGTCGAGGCGCTCGGCCCCGGCACCCAGGCCGGCTCCCGCATCGAGGAGACCGCGGAGTTCTTCGCGTTCCTGCAGAAGGAACTCCACTCGATGATGGACCGCTGGCGCGACCACAAGGAACAGCTCCGCGACCACAAGGACCAGCTCCGCGACCACAAGGACCAGCTCCACGAGCCCCAGGACCAGCTCCACGAGCCCCAGGCATAG
- a CDS encoding ABC transporter ATP-binding protein has product MTTAISVAALHKSFGRTHALDGLDLSVRTGEVHGFLGPNGAGKSTAIRVLLGLLRPDGGTARLLGGNPWRDAVALHRRIAYVPGDVTLWRNLSGGEAIDLLGRLRGGLNTDRRARLLDRFQLDPTTKGRAYSKGNRQKVALVAAFAAEAELLILDEPTSGLDPLMEEVFQECVTDARERGVTVLLSSHILSEVEALCDRVSIIRQGHTVETGTLDELRHLTRTAITAELGGSPHGLADLPGVHGLDVRGHRVSLQVDTDQLDAVLRQLGESGVRSLTSRPPTLEELFLRHYQAVPEAVAR; this is encoded by the coding sequence ATGACGACGGCAATCAGCGTGGCCGCACTCCACAAGTCGTTCGGCCGCACCCATGCTCTGGACGGGCTCGACCTCAGTGTCCGCACGGGGGAGGTGCACGGTTTCCTCGGACCGAACGGCGCGGGGAAGTCGACCGCGATCCGTGTCCTGCTCGGCCTGTTGCGCCCGGACGGCGGCACCGCCCGGCTGCTCGGCGGAAATCCCTGGCGGGACGCGGTCGCCCTGCACCGCCGGATCGCCTACGTGCCCGGCGATGTCACCCTGTGGCGCAATCTCAGCGGTGGTGAGGCCATCGATCTGCTGGGCCGGCTCCGCGGCGGTCTGAACACCGACCGCAGAGCCCGGTTGCTGGACCGCTTCCAGCTCGACCCCACCACCAAGGGGCGGGCCTACTCCAAGGGCAACCGGCAGAAGGTCGCACTGGTCGCGGCGTTCGCGGCGGAGGCGGAGCTGCTCATCCTGGACGAGCCGACGTCGGGTCTGGACCCCCTGATGGAGGAGGTGTTCCAGGAGTGCGTGACCGACGCCCGCGAGCGCGGCGTCACCGTGCTGCTTTCGAGCCACATCCTCAGCGAGGTCGAGGCACTGTGCGACCGGGTCAGCATCATCCGCCAGGGGCACACCGTCGAAACCGGCACCCTCGACGAACTGCGCCATCTCACCCGTACCGCGATCACCGCCGAACTCGGCGGCTCCCCGCACGGGTTGGCGGACCTGCCCGGAGTGCACGGCCTCGACGTCCGGGGGCACCGGGTCAGTCTGCAGGTCGACACCGATCAACTCGACGCCGTCCTGCGGCAGCTCGGCGAGTCCGGGGTGCGCAGCCTGACGAGCCGGCCGCCGACTCTGGAAGAGCTCTTCCTGCGCCACTACCAGGCCGTGCCGGAAGCGGTGGCCCGATGA
- a CDS encoding ABC transporter permease, producing the protein MSSTDVGVPVHGTGTATGTGVLTRLALRRDRIMIPAWVYALTTAVLSSCLSLEKLYGTLKERTDFARGMNVNSSLRALYGPAFSGESTGALTAWRMGCIGAALTGLMSILIVVRHTREEEESGRQELLSSGVVGRRAPLTAGLLTALTANAALALIVGAALTVLGQSVAGSAALGLALAASGLMFAGVAAVTAQLTASARVAKGLAGAVLGLAFLLRAAGDAASADAASPLVWASPLGWTENLRPFAGDRWWVLGLVAAFTAVTTGAGYVLVARRDLGAGLLPARPGPAEGAASLNGPFALAWRLQRGALYSWAAGFAVAGALYGSVGNSISGIVEDNAQLGDMVRRMGGPGALTDSFFATAMGLLGMLAAAYAVQSTLRLRSEETGRLAEPLLANAVGRVRWACSHLVFPAFGTLVLLTVGGVSAGLAYGATIGDISGRLPALTGAALAQAPAVWVTAALALVLFGWIPKASAAAWGIFAAFLLCGQLGPVLHLPQLMLDLSPFTHLPKAPGGHQEAAPYLWLVVVAAMAAAVGLTGFRRRDLAGD; encoded by the coding sequence ATGAGCTCCACCGACGTGGGCGTCCCGGTGCACGGCACGGGCACCGCCACCGGCACCGGGGTGCTGACCCGGCTGGCGCTGCGCCGGGACCGGATCATGATCCCGGCCTGGGTCTACGCCCTGACCACCGCGGTGCTCAGCAGCTGCCTCTCCCTGGAGAAGTTGTACGGCACGCTCAAGGAGCGGACGGATTTCGCCCGCGGCATGAACGTCAACAGTTCCCTGCGGGCGCTGTACGGGCCGGCGTTCAGCGGGGAGAGCACCGGTGCGCTCACCGCGTGGCGGATGGGATGTATCGGCGCCGCGCTGACCGGTCTGATGAGCATCCTCATCGTGGTCCGGCACACCCGCGAGGAGGAGGAGAGCGGCCGCCAGGAACTGCTCAGCTCCGGTGTGGTGGGACGGCGGGCGCCGCTCACCGCGGGACTGCTGACCGCTCTGACGGCCAATGCGGCCCTCGCGCTGATCGTCGGCGCCGCACTGACGGTGCTCGGCCAGTCGGTCGCCGGATCGGCCGCCCTGGGCCTCGCTCTCGCCGCCAGCGGGCTGATGTTCGCGGGTGTCGCGGCGGTCACCGCCCAGCTCACCGCGAGCGCCCGGGTCGCCAAGGGGCTTGCCGGGGCCGTGCTGGGGCTCGCGTTCCTGCTCCGCGCCGCCGGGGACGCGGCGTCGGCGGACGCCGCTTCGCCCCTCGTGTGGGCCTCGCCGCTCGGCTGGACCGAGAACCTCCGGCCGTTCGCCGGGGACCGGTGGTGGGTGCTCGGGCTCGTGGCCGCCTTCACCGCGGTCACGACCGGGGCCGGCTACGTCCTGGTGGCGAGACGTGACCTGGGTGCCGGGCTGCTCCCCGCCCGCCCCGGGCCGGCCGAGGGCGCGGCGTCGCTGAACGGCCCGTTCGCCCTCGCCTGGCGGCTGCAGCGCGGCGCCCTGTACAGCTGGGCCGCCGGCTTCGCCGTCGCGGGAGCGCTCTACGGCTCGGTGGGCAACTCGATCTCCGGCATCGTCGAGGACAACGCGCAACTGGGCGACATGGTCCGCCGCATGGGGGGACCAGGCGCCCTGACCGACTCCTTCTTCGCCACCGCCATGGGACTGCTCGGAATGCTCGCCGCGGCCTACGCCGTACAGAGCACGTTGCGGCTGCGCTCGGAAGAGACCGGCCGGCTGGCGGAACCCCTGCTGGCCAACGCCGTCGGCCGGGTGCGCTGGGCCTGCAGCCACCTGGTCTTCCCCGCCTTCGGCACGCTCGTGCTGCTCACGGTCGGCGGAGTGTCCGCGGGGCTGGCCTACGGCGCCACCATCGGCGACATCAGCGGGCGACTGCCCGCGCTGACCGGAGCGGCACTGGCCCAGGCTCCGGCGGTGTGGGTCACCGCGGCGCTGGCCCTGGTTCTCTTCGGCTGGATACCGAAGGCCTCAGCGGCGGCCTGGGGGATCTTCGCCGCCTTCCTGCTGTGCGGACAGCTCGGACCCGTCCTCCACCTCCCCCAGCTGATGCTGGATCTCTCCCCCTTCACCCATCTGCCCAAGGCGCCGGGCGGGCATCAGGAGGCGGCGCCGTACCTCTGGCTCGTCGTGGTCGCTGCCATGGCGGCGGCCGTGGGACTGACCGGTTTCCGCCGCCGTGACCTGGCCGGCGATTGA
- a CDS encoding cold shock domain-containing protein: MAKLNGKIKWFNPGKGFGFITPADGGADVFVHGKNIEGNVADDKAVEYELGDGPKGPHALNVKVV, from the coding sequence ATGGCGAAGCTCAACGGCAAGATCAAGTGGTTCAACCCGGGGAAGGGCTTCGGTTTCATCACCCCGGCCGACGGCGGCGCTGACGTCTTCGTCCACGGCAAGAACATCGAGGGCAACGTCGCCGACGACAAAGCGGTGGAGTACGAGCTCGGCGACGGCCCCAAGGGCCCGCACGCGCTGAACGTGAAGGTCGTCTAG
- a CDS encoding DUF4429 domain-containing protein, producing MDASSRNVHVDFDGEQVTIRRPGLLGKRVERLPVAGIGAVRWKAPGWTGYGSIRFILLGGNTVGTGSGPAPRTDSSVTFGKEQQADFEVLCRAVEAAIGKQSRAPRTPAAPPPVSLADELERLAGLMKRGLLTRPEFERAKRKLLR from the coding sequence ATGGATGCCAGCAGCAGGAATGTGCACGTCGATTTCGACGGTGAGCAGGTGACGATCCGGCGGCCCGGCCTGCTGGGCAAGCGGGTGGAGCGGCTGCCGGTCGCCGGGATCGGCGCCGTCCGCTGGAAGGCCCCCGGCTGGACCGGCTACGGGAGCATCCGCTTCATCCTGCTGGGCGGGAACACGGTAGGCACCGGCAGCGGCCCTGCCCCCAGAACCGATTCCTCGGTGACCTTCGGCAAGGAGCAGCAGGCGGATTTCGAGGTCCTGTGCCGGGCCGTCGAGGCCGCGATCGGCAAGCAGTCCCGGGCCCCCAGAACGCCCGCCGCGCCGCCGCCCGTCTCGCTGGCGGACGAGCTGGAGCGGCTCGCGGGGCTGATGAAGCGCGGCCTGCTGACCCGGCCGGAGTTCGAGCGCGCGAAACGCAAACTGCTCCGCTGA
- a CDS encoding alpha/beta hydrolase, with product MRRTVVLVSTGALIAGAIAAAPAATAGDKRPTGQHQPSGLAESIGVEIAAARAAQKGIDWATCPADWGIPAPVQCGYVTVPVDYARPFGKTIKIAVDRAGSTGTPAERQGALLYNPGGPGGSGLRFPLRITNKSALWVNTAKAYDFVGFDPRGVGHSAPISCQDPQEYVKAPKADPVPSSTADKTAQRKLAAAYAKGCLERTGAQMLSQMTTANTARDIDVVRAALHEKKLNYIGVSYGTYLGGVYATLFPTHVRRMIIDSVVNPDDDQVWYQNNLDQDVAFQGRWDDWKAWVAKYDSVYHIGDTPAKVQTQWEALRAAAKANPIGGVVGPAELLGFFQGAAYYDSSWATVAGVWSKYRAGDTQALVGAAGPDMSDTAGNISSENGTAVYTAVECTDTKWPTSWKKWDRDNTELHQKYPFLTWSNAWMNLPCATWGVKQQTPVDVRSHRGLPGVLIVQSTRDAATPYTGALEMHRRLQGSQLITENGAGSHGVTGLVNPCINSRVDDYLIKGKLDGHDVVCTPHAVPVPAAS from the coding sequence TTGAGACGCACTGTTGTGCTCGTCTCCACCGGCGCTCTCATAGCGGGCGCCATAGCCGCCGCTCCGGCGGCCACCGCCGGAGACAAGCGGCCCACCGGCCAGCACCAGCCGAGCGGACTCGCCGAGTCCATCGGCGTGGAGATCGCGGCCGCCCGTGCGGCCCAGAAGGGCATCGACTGGGCCACGTGTCCGGCCGACTGGGGCATCCCGGCCCCTGTCCAATGCGGCTACGTCACCGTTCCGGTGGACTACGCCAGGCCGTTCGGCAAGACCATCAAGATCGCGGTCGACCGGGCCGGCAGCACCGGCACCCCGGCCGAGCGCCAGGGCGCACTGCTCTACAACCCCGGCGGCCCCGGCGGTTCGGGCCTGCGGTTCCCGCTCCGGATCACCAACAAGTCGGCGCTGTGGGTGAACACCGCCAAGGCGTACGACTTCGTGGGCTTCGACCCGCGCGGCGTCGGCCACTCGGCGCCGATCTCCTGCCAGGACCCGCAGGAGTACGTGAAGGCCCCCAAGGCCGACCCGGTGCCCAGCAGTACGGCGGACAAGACCGCGCAGCGCAAGCTCGCCGCCGCGTACGCCAAGGGCTGCCTGGAGCGCACCGGCGCGCAGATGCTCTCGCAGATGACGACGGCCAACACGGCCCGCGACATCGACGTGGTGCGTGCCGCCCTGCACGAGAAGAAGCTGAACTACATCGGCGTCTCCTACGGCACCTACCTCGGTGGCGTGTACGCGACGCTCTTCCCGACCCATGTGCGCCGCATGATCATCGACAGTGTGGTCAACCCGGACGACGACCAGGTCTGGTACCAGAACAACCTGGACCAGGACGTGGCCTTCCAGGGCCGCTGGGACGACTGGAAGGCGTGGGTCGCCAAGTACGACTCCGTCTACCACATCGGTGACACCCCGGCGAAGGTGCAGACGCAGTGGGAAGCCCTGCGCGCCGCCGCCAAGGCGAACCCGATCGGCGGGGTCGTCGGCCCGGCCGAGCTGCTCGGCTTCTTCCAGGGCGCGGCGTACTACGACTCGTCGTGGGCGACCGTCGCGGGCGTGTGGAGCAAGTACCGCGCGGGTGACACCCAGGCGCTCGTCGGTGCCGCGGGACCGGACATGTCCGACACCGCCGGCAACATCTCGTCGGAGAACGGCACCGCGGTGTACACTGCGGTGGAGTGCACCGACACCAAGTGGCCGACCAGCTGGAAGAAGTGGGACCGTGACAACACGGAGCTCCACCAGAAGTACCCCTTCCTGACCTGGTCCAACGCCTGGATGAACCTGCCGTGCGCCACCTGGGGCGTCAAGCAGCAGACCCCGGTCGACGTACGGTCGCACCGCGGGCTGCCCGGTGTCCTCATCGTGCAGAGCACCCGTGACGCGGCCACGCCGTACACCGGGGCTCTCGAGATGCACCGGCGTCTGCAGGGCTCGCAGCTCATCACGGAGAACGGCGCCGGCTCGCACGGCGTCACCGGCCTGGTCAACCCGTGCATCAACAGCCGGGTGGACGACTACCTGATCAAGGGCAAGCTCGACGGCCACGACGTCGTGTGCACTCCGCACGCCGTACCGGTCCCCGCCGCTTCCTAG